Proteins encoded within one genomic window of Anopheles gambiae chromosome 3, idAnoGambNW_F1_1, whole genome shotgun sequence:
- the LOC1278605 gene encoding aquaporin codes for MKKSTLDNISVFLAELIGTGLLVMLGCMGCVSGLGHTPSHFELCINFGLIVMIIVQIFGCVSGSHLNPAVTAAAWVYELVSTKMALAYGAAQCIGAFMGYGILKLLTPASVFDVALEKGAGFCVTQPNSAISNMQAVGIEFVATMVLILVCCGVWDPRNAKHHDSVALKFGFTVGALAVAAGPYTGASMNPARSLGPVLWNGVYNAHWIYWVGPLGAAFLTAFAYKAVFRREVPIEQHNHELAALNTDKSNV; via the exons ATGAAAAAATCTACGCTTGATAacatttctgtttttcttgccGAGCTGATTGGCACAGGACTATTGGTGATGTTAGGATGCATGGGATGTGTGTCCGGACTTGGTCATACACCTTCCCACTTTGAACTATGCATCAACTTTGGATTAATAGTGATGATCATCGTACAAATATTTGGATGTGTATCTGGATCTCACCTTAACCCTGCCGTTACGGCAGCTGCATGGGTGTACGAGTTGGTTTCAACCAAG ATGGCTCTAGCTTATGGTGCAGCACAATGTATCGGTGCTTTCATGGGCTACGGAATTCTCAAACTGCTGACTCCTGCTTCTGTATTTGACGTCGCTCTTGAAAAAGGAGCAGGATTCTGCGTAACACAGCCGAACAGTGCTATCTCGAATATGCAGGCAGTTGGTATTGAATTTGTTGCAACAATGGTATTAATTTTGGTATGCTGTGGTGTTTGGGATCCTCGTAACGCAAAGCATCACGATTCGGTTGCCTTAAAGTTTGGCTTTACTGTTGGAGCCTTAGCTGTTGCGGCA GGACCTTACACTGGTGCGAGCATGAACCCAGCACGTTCGTTAGGACCAGTCCTATGGAATGGAGTATACAATGCACATTGGATCTATTGGGTTGGTCCGCTTGGCGCTGCTTTTCTGACCGCCTTTGCCTATAAGGCTGTTTTCCGGCGGGAGGTTCCTATTGAGCAACACAACCACGAACTTGCTGCACTGAATACAGACAAGTCAAATGTTTAA
- the LOC133393929 gene encoding aquaporin AQPAn.G-like has translation MTHNGFSNHHEKELVAGNVEGHTNGIHANDDEAKNQSKFDILWNTKISNTTSFIIVSKFLAEFFGTATLMFLGCMGCLDGFDNVTTNLSRGIIFGFTVMIVILTFGVVSGAHINPVVSIAAYIYGDLSGTMVLVYFIAQFTGALCGYGLLMAVAPQDYFNQALVDGYGSCVTAPHNSLTSAGALAIEFIVTGILIWACCGVWDPRNADQQNSVPIKFALLVAAISVAAGPATGASMNPARTLSPCIWNNSYHKIWIYFVGPPLAGVIMPIVYKYVFRRESNNIIEHIPAPPQEQVCVCILHNKDSHVEKV, from the exons ATGACACATAACGGATTTTCAAACCATCACGAAAAAGAGCTTGTAGCAGGCAACGTCGAGGGACACACTAATGGAATTCACGCAAATGATGACGAAGCTAAAAATCAATCTAAATTCGATATCTTATGGAACACAAAGA TCTCTAACACTACATCGTTTATCATCGTTTCCAAGTTTCTAGCGGAATTTTTTGGAACAGCAACGCTCATGTTTCTCGGCTGTATGGGCTGCCTGGATGGTTTTGACAACGTTACAACCAACTTAAGCCGAGGCATCATTTTTGGCTTCACCGTTATGATTGTGATCCTCACGTTTGGTGTTGTATCAGGAGCACACATAAACCCGGTGGTTTCCATAGCCGCATACATCTATGGTGATCTTTCTGGCACA ATGGTATTAGTTTACTTTATAGCACAATTCACCGGAGCTTTATGTGGTTACGGACTGCTCATGGCTGTTGCTCCTCAAGATTATTTCAACCAAGCATTGGTGGATGGCTATGGGAGCTGTGTTACTGCTCCACATAACAGCCTTACATCTGCAGGAGCATTGGCAATAGAGTTCATAGTAACAGGAATCCTTATATGGGCATGCTGTGGAGTATGGGACCCGCGTAATGCAGACCAACAGAACTCGGTACCAATTAAATTTGCGTTACTTGTAGCAGCCATCTCGGTTGCAGCTGGTCCTGCCACAGGGGCCAGTATGAACCCCGCTAGAACACTTTCTCCTTGTATATGGAACAATAGTTATCATAAAATATGG ATATATTTCGTTGGACCACCGTTGGCCGGTGTTATTATGCCCATCGTGTATAAGTACGTATTCCGAAGAGAATCGAACAACATCATCGAACATATTCCTGCACCTCCACAGGAACAAGTCTGTGTTTGCATCCTGCACAATAAAGATTCACATGTTGAAAAAGTTTAA
- the LOC3292445 gene encoding aquaporin AQPAn.G-like isoform X2: MENKRFWNSQIWTVFTLFLAEFFGTAMLLFGGCMASIDGFDNVTSNISRGITFGMVVMMAFITFSASSGAIINPVVSLAAYIFGTLSLQLTILYIVAQFAGALCGYGLLRAVTPWQYYQQALEHGNAHCVTVPHQSLSSGMALAVEILLTGMLVWTNCGVWDPRNKKDSDSVPVKFAFLIAGLSIAGGPITGASMNPARSLAPAIWNHYYEGLWIYFAGPTIGSILMVTIYRYIFLQKCSDTSEMMSPCNCHHDTGKQDPHSSKIVP; this comes from the exons TTTGGAATAgccagatttggacagtgtttACACTGTTTCTAGCCGAATTTTTCGGTACTGCGATGTTGCTTTTTGGTGGTTGCATGGCTAGCATAGACGGTTTTGACAACGTCACGTCAAACATTAGTCGTGGAATTACCTTTGGAATGGTTGTTATGATGGCGTTTATAACATTTAGCGCCTCTTCAGGTGCAATTATTAATCCGGTTGTGTCACTAGCAGCTTACATCTTTGGTACATTATCGTTACAG TTAACGATTTTATATATTGTGGCTCAATTCGCCGGGGCACTGTGTGGTTACGGACTATTAAGAGCAGTCACACCATGGCAATATTACCAACAAGCGCTGGAACACGGAAACGCCCACTGCGTCACAGTCCCTCATCAAAGCCTATCTTCTGGAATGGCCCTTGCAGTGGAGATATTACTAACAGGCATGTTAGTGTGGACGAATTGTGGCGTCTGGGACCCGCGCAATAAGAAGGACAGTGATTCAGTTCCAGTTAAATTTGCTTTTCTCATTGCGGGGCTTTCAATTGCCGGCGGGCCTATTACCGGTGCCAGTATGAATCCCGCTCGGTCCTTGGCACCTGCAATATGGAATCATTACTACGAGGGACTTTGG aTTTATTTTGCTGGACCTACGATTGGTTCCATATTAATGGTTACAATATATCGGtatatttttcttcaaaaatgtAGTGATACTTCGGAAATGATGTCCCCATGCAATTGCCATCATGATACGGGGAAACAAGATCCTCATTCTTCTAAAATTGTACCATAA
- the LOC3292445 gene encoding aquaporin AQPAn.G-like isoform X1: MMLNQKLWNSQIWTVFTLFLAEFFGTAMLLFGGCMASIDGFDNVTSNISRGITFGMVVMMAFITFSASSGAIINPVVSLAAYIFGTLSLQLTILYIVAQFAGALCGYGLLRAVTPWQYYQQALEHGNAHCVTVPHQSLSSGMALAVEILLTGMLVWTNCGVWDPRNKKDSDSVPVKFAFLIAGLSIAGGPITGASMNPARSLAPAIWNHYYEGLWIYFAGPTIGSILMVTIYRYIFLQKCSDTSEMMSPCNCHHDTGKQDPHSSKIVP; encoded by the exons TTTGGAATAgccagatttggacagtgtttACACTGTTTCTAGCCGAATTTTTCGGTACTGCGATGTTGCTTTTTGGTGGTTGCATGGCTAGCATAGACGGTTTTGACAACGTCACGTCAAACATTAGTCGTGGAATTACCTTTGGAATGGTTGTTATGATGGCGTTTATAACATTTAGCGCCTCTTCAGGTGCAATTATTAATCCGGTTGTGTCACTAGCAGCTTACATCTTTGGTACATTATCGTTACAG TTAACGATTTTATATATTGTGGCTCAATTCGCCGGGGCACTGTGTGGTTACGGACTATTAAGAGCAGTCACACCATGGCAATATTACCAACAAGCGCTGGAACACGGAAACGCCCACTGCGTCACAGTCCCTCATCAAAGCCTATCTTCTGGAATGGCCCTTGCAGTGGAGATATTACTAACAGGCATGTTAGTGTGGACGAATTGTGGCGTCTGGGACCCGCGCAATAAGAAGGACAGTGATTCAGTTCCAGTTAAATTTGCTTTTCTCATTGCGGGGCTTTCAATTGCCGGCGGGCCTATTACCGGTGCCAGTATGAATCCCGCTCGGTCCTTGGCACCTGCAATATGGAATCATTACTACGAGGGACTTTGG aTTTATTTTGCTGGACCTACGATTGGTTCCATATTAATGGTTACAATATATCGGtatatttttcttcaaaaatgtAGTGATACTTCGGAAATGATGTCCCCATGCAATTGCCATCATGATACGGGGAAACAAGATCCTCATTCTTCTAAAATTGTACCATAA
- the LOC3292445 gene encoding aquaporin AQPAn.G-like isoform X3, producing the protein MLLFGGCMASIDGFDNVTSNISRGITFGMVVMMAFITFSASSGAIINPVVSLAAYIFGTLSLQLTILYIVAQFAGALCGYGLLRAVTPWQYYQQALEHGNAHCVTVPHQSLSSGMALAVEILLTGMLVWTNCGVWDPRNKKDSDSVPVKFAFLIAGLSIAGGPITGASMNPARSLAPAIWNHYYEGLWIYFAGPTIGSILMVTIYRYIFLQKCSDTSEMMSPCNCHHDTGKQDPHSSKIVP; encoded by the exons ATGTTGCTTTTTGGTGGTTGCATGGCTAGCATAGACGGTTTTGACAACGTCACGTCAAACATTAGTCGTGGAATTACCTTTGGAATGGTTGTTATGATGGCGTTTATAACATTTAGCGCCTCTTCAGGTGCAATTATTAATCCGGTTGTGTCACTAGCAGCTTACATCTTTGGTACATTATCGTTACAG TTAACGATTTTATATATTGTGGCTCAATTCGCCGGGGCACTGTGTGGTTACGGACTATTAAGAGCAGTCACACCATGGCAATATTACCAACAAGCGCTGGAACACGGAAACGCCCACTGCGTCACAGTCCCTCATCAAAGCCTATCTTCTGGAATGGCCCTTGCAGTGGAGATATTACTAACAGGCATGTTAGTGTGGACGAATTGTGGCGTCTGGGACCCGCGCAATAAGAAGGACAGTGATTCAGTTCCAGTTAAATTTGCTTTTCTCATTGCGGGGCTTTCAATTGCCGGCGGGCCTATTACCGGTGCCAGTATGAATCCCGCTCGGTCCTTGGCACCTGCAATATGGAATCATTACTACGAGGGACTTTGG aTTTATTTTGCTGGACCTACGATTGGTTCCATATTAATGGTTACAATATATCGGtatatttttcttcaaaaatgtAGTGATACTTCGGAAATGATGTCCCCATGCAATTGCCATCATGATACGGGGAAACAAGATCCTCATTCTTCTAAAATTGTACCATAA